Proteins encoded together in one Candidatus Omnitrophota bacterium window:
- a CDS encoding UDP-N-acetylmuramoyl-L-alanyl-D-glutamate--2,6-diaminopimelate ligase: MKLKDLIKDIYQKEIEEHFLLYDVQSISCDSRKVDQGGLFVAIKGARKDGTDYIEEAVAKGAVVVAVDGEQSIDLLNKNICILKVEDTRKFLADATNRIYDFPSKKVQCLGITGTNGKTTISYLIEAILKTARQKCGVIGTINCRYGEHIVPIENTTPSIVDICHYLTDMNENGFSYCAMEVSSHALDQGRVSGIDFKAGIFTNLTQDHLDYHQSMESYFLAKSKMFSSLLLDSFAIVNIDDFWGQKIIERTKAKVVSYGVENKADMMALNIESTLFGSKFILKLGQNETEIETTLIGKHNVYNILAAAATCSCIGVQLEDIRYGVEHLNCVPGRLEPVIAGQDFFVFVDYAHTDDALKNVLTSLRSVTKGKLVVVFGCGGDRDKEKRVKMGSVVSSLADFSIITNDNPRSENPEDIAHKIVSGFDHDRYLIILDRRQAIQKAFSMVEKNDIVLIAGKGHENYQILKNETISFDDRKVVRECLS; this comes from the coding sequence ATGAAGTTAAAAGATTTAATTAAAGATATTTATCAGAAAGAGATTGAAGAGCATTTTTTACTTTATGATGTTCAATCTATTTCATGTGATTCTCGAAAAGTTGATCAAGGTGGGCTCTTTGTTGCGATCAAGGGAGCTCGAAAAGATGGTACGGATTACATTGAAGAAGCTGTGGCAAAAGGTGCGGTTGTTGTTGCTGTTGACGGCGAGCAATCGATTGACCTTTTAAATAAAAATATTTGTATTCTAAAAGTTGAGGATACGAGAAAGTTTTTGGCGGATGCAACAAATCGAATTTATGACTTTCCTTCAAAAAAAGTGCAATGTCTTGGAATTACCGGCACAAATGGAAAAACAACAATTTCTTATCTTATTGAAGCAATTTTAAAGACTGCTCGACAGAAATGCGGCGTTATAGGAACGATCAACTGTCGCTACGGGGAACATATTGTCCCAATTGAAAACACGACGCCGAGCATTGTTGATATTTGTCATTATTTAACCGACATGAATGAGAATGGTTTTTCATATTGCGCTATGGAGGTTTCGTCTCATGCTCTTGATCAGGGCAGAGTTTCTGGAATTGATTTTAAAGCTGGCATTTTTACAAATTTAACACAAGATCACCTTGATTATCATCAGAGCATGGAAAGTTATTTTTTGGCAAAATCAAAGATGTTTTCTTCTCTTTTATTAGATTCTTTTGCCATTGTTAATATTGATGATTTTTGGGGTCAAAAGATAATTGAGCGAACAAAAGCCAAGGTTGTTTCCTATGGCGTTGAAAACAAAGCTGACATGATGGCCTTGAATATTGAATCAACGTTGTTTGGGTCAAAATTTATATTAAAATTAGGTCAGAATGAAACTGAAATCGAGACAACGCTTATTGGAAAGCATAATGTTTATAATATTTTAGCTGCGGCAGCGACTTGTTCCTGTATTGGTGTTCAACTGGAAGATATTCGATATGGTGTTGAGCATCTTAATTGTGTTCCTGGAAGGCTTGAGCCTGTTATTGCAGGGCAAGATTTTTTTGTTTTTGTGGATTATGCTCATACAGATGACGCTTTGAAAAATGTTTTGACAAGTCTTCGATCGGTTACGAAGGGGAAGCTTGTTGTTGTCTTTGGCTGTGGCGGGGATCGCGATAAGGAAAAAAGGGTTAAAATGGGAAGTGTGGTAAGCAGTCTTGCCGATTTTTCCATTATTACAAATGATAATCCGCGCAGTGAAAACCCTGAAGATATTGCACATAAAATTGTATCAGGATTTGACCATGATCGTTATTTGATTATTCTAGATCGTCGTCAAGCAATCCAAAAAGCATTTTCTATGGTTGAAAAGAACGACATCGTTTTAATTGCTGGCAAAGGACACGAAAATTATCAAATTTTAAAGAATGAAACAATTTCCTTTGACGATCGAAAAGTTGTTCGAGAATGTTTATCATGA